The Plasmodium brasilianum strain Bolivian I chromosome 14, whole genome shotgun sequence genome contains a region encoding:
- a CDS encoding tRNA (guanine(26)-N(2))-dimethyltransferase: protein MIGIGNERGKNEKRKRKFIEENKKIFYRKGNGSNKKNETENKFEEGEVGGAYYNEDNKYIFEGSVKIKNKNKHLFYNKAQVYNRDMSIILIKALEIYLKNKNKDNGKTLFRGFNVIELLSASGIRSIRYVKELRETINHIITNDIDKYACKQIRRNFKRNNINKDKYTILCNDANSVMNILNIDNIYTKKRNNKKLDIGFTYINNIINYNSYFKQALKFLKFLTYYNRVKSNNNESKEDIQDSDSTAFSNNDDVNTKIDLIEDESDQYDETNYNSLTHCSDRDDAISGNESAKKELNEHKTVEGDDVHQDVESVDVEAQNGEQNRKVHNERMHNEGMHNEGIQNHYGKENISESTLDDLIKKSKLMEKYIFDIIDIDPYGSSIEYLESCLKYGRSNFFILITNTDMRILNGKFPDVSFYKYNSMIFSKKVNYNNEYSIRVLFYKIKTIASKYKKCIIPFLSLNIYFYIRILIQVLDDALQTKDLCIDSGLVYQCTNCSSFYINPLASKKDVNVSVTDNNNNDNNDNNNNNNSKRRKKNKKKYSFPNGNRDLLENGSENKKEKLLNTEFCKQVEIVRNGENTENAQNFEKVEKVENGGEATENAKSTIIGYKYKSSKLQISNKCEECGGDILIGGPIYIGKLHNADFILTCISLLENLEEYNLNTIKTRDRILINFRCLKQEINIPLYYNMPALFRNFKICSFSRKLLVNALVNLNYEVSYFHKDPDSVKTNAPNNVFMDIFRAIIYKINSKKRSFNSVDGKNDELDGINNKNCKEGNENTQKKVYSINTIKDEKLKKKLLTYEFFKKNSSFDNINISNYKKDKTHLKLFTIENPEPFWGPMKKHFERN, encoded by the coding sequence atgataggGATTGGTAAtgaaagaggaaaaaatgagAAGCGAAAAAGAAAGTTtatagaagaaaataaaaaaatattttacagaaAAGGTAATGGAAGCAATAAAAAGAATGAGACGGAAAATAAATTCGAGGAAGGAGAAGTAGGAGGGGCATACTACAATGaagataataaatatatatttgaaggcagtgtgaaaataaaaaacaagaataaacaccttttttataataaggCACAAGTATATAATCGGGATATgagtataattttaataaaagcaTTGGAaatctatttaaaaaataaaaataaggacAATGGAAAAACACTATTCAGAGGATTTAATGTTATTGAATTGTTAAGTGCAAGCGGAATAAGAAGCATAAGATATGTGAAAGAATTAAGGGAAACGATAAatcatataataacaaaCGATATTGACAAATATGCTTGTAAGCAAATaagaagaaattttaaaagaaataacataaataaagataaatacACAATTCTATGCAACGATGCTAATAGtgttatgaatatattaaacattgataatatatatacaaagaaAAGGAACAATAAGAAATTGGATATAGGTTTCacttatattaataacataattaattataatagttATTTCAAACAAgcgttaaaatttttaaaatttttaacatattacAACAGAGTAAAAAGCAATAATAATGAGAGTAAAGAAGACATACAAGATAGTGACTCCACCGCATTTTCAAATAACGATGATGTTAATACTAAAATAGATTTAATAGAAGATGAATCGGACCAGTATGACGAAACCAACTATAATAGCTTGACGCATTGTAGTGATAGGGATGATGCTATTAGTGGAAATGAATCagcaaaaaaagaattgaACGAGCATAAAACTGTTGAGGGGGACGATGTGCACCAAGATGTGGAATCAGTAGATGTAGAAGCTCAAAATGGAGAACAAAACAGAAAGGTACACAACGAAAGGATGCATAACGAAGGGATGCATAATGAAGGAATACAAAACCATTATggaaaggaaaatattagTGAAAGCACTCTTGatgatttaattaaaaaaagcaaattaatggaaaaatatatattcgaTATAATAGATATAGATCCATATGGATCATCAATAGAATATCTTGAAAGTTGCTTAAAATATGGTagaagtaatttttttattttaataacaaaTACAGATATGAGGATATTGAATGGAAAGTTTCCAGACGTATCCttttataagtataataGTATGATATTTAGTAAAAAAGTAAACTACAATAATGAATACAGTATAAGAgtcttattttataaaataaaaacaattgcttctaaatataaaaagtgtATTATTCCCTTTTTATCTCtcaatatttacttttatattcgTATATTGATACAAGTATTGGATGATGCTTTACAAACAAAGGACCTTTGCATTGATAGTGGCTTAGTGTACCAGTGCACCAATTGTTCTAGCTTTTACATTAACCCTTTAGCATCTAAAAAAGATGTAAATGTGTCTGTAACAGATAACAACaacaatgataataatgataataataataataataactcaaaaagaaggaaaaaaaataaaaagaaatattcttTTCCTAATGGTAATCGTGATCTTTTAGAAAATGGAAGTGAAAATAAGAAGGAAAAACTTTTGAACACTGAATTTTGTAAACAGGTTGAAATTGTTAGGAATGGTGAGAATACAGAAAATGCACAGAATTTCGAAAAAGTGGAAAAGGTAGAAAATGGTGGAGAAGCAACGGAAAATGCAAAGAGTACGATAATTggatataaatacaaaagtaGCAAATTACAAATATCGAATAAATGTGAAGAATGCGGAGGGGATATACTAATAGGTGgacctatatatataggaaAATTACATAATGCTGATTTTATACTCACATGTATATCATTATTAGAGAATTTAGAGgagtataatttaaatacaataaaaacaaGAGATaggatattaataaattttagatgtttaaaacaagaaataaatataccattatattataatatgcCAGCTTTatttagaaattttaaaatatgctcATTTTCCAGAAAATTACTGGTTAATGCATTGGTCAATTTGAATTATGAAGTTTCTTATTTTCACAAGGATCCGGATAGTGTAAAAACGAATGCACCTAACAACGTTTTTATGGATATATTCCGcgctattatatataaaattaattcgaaaaaaagaagcttTAATTCTGTCGATGGAAAAAACGATGAATTAGATGGAATAAACAACAAAAATTGTAAAGAAGGGAATGAAAATACACAGAAAAAAGTGTATTCTATAAATACTATTaaagatgaaaaattaaagaaaaagttattaacatatgaattttttaaaaaaaattcttcatttgataacattaatatttcgaattataaaaaagataaaacccaccttaaattatttactatAGAAAACCCTGAGCCTTTTTGGGGACCaatgaaaaaacattttGAAAGAAATTAA